The Salvelinus namaycush isolate Seneca chromosome 37, SaNama_1.0, whole genome shotgun sequence sequence gcaaattgagatttctgatcacgttaggctgcgtttcttttttttttaattacgtCGGCTTGATCGCGGGGGAGgcactagtaatgtctgcagttttcggtttggttatttgtttcaagtgtattagtctataaataaatctctttgccaaaattcatcatctctcccatgtcttattcgaatagtagttgttctgaaatgtttattgcttgcctacattttactccctccacagaaagtatttgactctagccacaaaattaaggaaattagaagtgGGGAGGGGGTTCACCAAGGCTATTTTCTTTACCTACCGAAATTCTCCTtccccttctaatttccttaattttgtggctagagtcaaatactttctgtcaCACACTACTGGTCAACATGAGCTACCAAAAATTATTATGAAGTGTGCCAAGCATTGCAGTCCCAGGATATAATGGGGGGAGAGAATTTCGACAGGCAAGAAAATAGCCTTGCCGAAACCCTTCCCCCCTTATAATTTCCTTAATTATGTGGCTAGTCAATTACTTTCTAgagaacaaacttcacgtcaggataggcaaTCTAAATGAACAATtaatgtgttatattaaacataggcAATAAATAAACAGCAATAAATAAACATTTCACAACTACTAGTCAAAAAatgggagagatgacgaattttggcaaagagatgTATTTATTgactaatacacttgaaacaaatagccaaaccgaaaactgcagacattacaAGTGCCTCCCCCGCGatcaaaccgccataaaataTTTAAATGAAACGCAGCCTAACGTGATCATTGACAGCTTCCTTCAAGAACACAAATAAAAAATGCTTTCTGCtactaagatcagtgaaatgtaggctaaactgacTGAAGAGCAGAAATCTaaactagcaagcaagtcgcagcaatgaagaatttAGTGTGTGCGCGTTCACGCGAAGGGGGGGAATTCTGGGAAGGGAGAGATTTTAGGCACAATACCGGCACCTGTTTCAGTCCAAATCAAGCAAAAATAAAACATTGCCTTGGAAAATCGGGTTTCCCTGTTAATATTGCAGAAACTTCACATTTATAAAGCATCTAACTGCAATGCACGACGAAAAACAATTTCAGTTATTGTTTTGTGAATGAATGAAACTTCCAATCTCAGCTCTTGTTTGCAGGGTTCTTAGCGGTCAATTGCCACTGACTTAAAGCCTATATAGAACCTATATTGAGGAAGAAGTGTGCTATAATTGAAGCAAAGAATGATTACCAGGAAAGAATTCTGTTTCCGTAGCCATGTCAAATACTTTTAAGAACTTCAGATCATCTGTGAGTTTTCCCCTTGAAGTTCCACTTCGCCTTGATCGAAAATAAGAAACGCAATCTTCACATCTACCACAAGGTGTCTCTGGTATCCAGCTAAACACTAACAGTTTTAGATTTTTATCAAAATAGTAATTTTTGGTCCCGTTTGACAGCATCAAACCGCCTTTCAAAGCCCACAAACTAGTCAGCTCTACCACCATCTTCTTTGGTCAACGCTAACTGTCATTACCAAATTCCGTGGTAGACTTTGGATCTGATAGGCTAATCTATACATTGCAACATTATTGCAGTCATTCACATTGTACGACCTCTTTAGGGCCCAATTTACTATAGTTCTAGTTCTTCAGTAGCAAGATGATGAAGACAACCAGGCCTATGACTGGGTGAATCTCGAAAGGTCATGTTATAAATTATTATAAACAAGAttatataacaatgtgcaaacaAACATTTAAGTGGGCCATACTATTATGCAGCCAGGGCATGTCCAATATCTGATGTTTATTTCAATTACAATGGATCTTTTACAAAATATCTGATGCAGAAACATCAACGAAAAAAGTAGAAACAAGACAGGACACCATATACACAATTCCATAAATACATATTTACATacattatagtagtagtagtagtatatagaATCCAACAGAAATTTGGTCTGGAATTCCAGGTGGAATCTGTCAGCAGCAGAAAATATTTCTATGTGCACCTTTGAAGCCCTATATCATTGGTTacttccaaaatggcaccctattcccattatAGTTCACACCTTTGACCAGGGACAGGTCAAAAGTAgcatactatgtagggaatagggtgccatttgggatggacacATTTTTCTCCCAGGACACATTTTTCTCCCAGTACCCAATACAGTGCACAATGCAGTTTCCACAGCACATTATGAAACAATGTTTTGCATTGGTTAAGGATTTTTCCCTATGTTACATACAGTCATTCTTTTCATAAACAACACACATTTTTGCATAATATAATGGAAGGAAAAACAAATACCACCAAATACCAGGCACTGTAGGATGGAGGCACTTGTGCACCTACTGTAAGAAGACTGGTTTGGCATGGTGACGTTTGGCACATGAGGGTGGTAGACAGTGgtcctgtactgtatgtgtgtgtgagatggtgGCAATCAGGGTACTAGTCAGTTTTCAATTCTGTCAATTCAATAACATTATTTAAAATTCAATGAGTTGGAAAATACCCCATTCTTTTCAATTAAGTGTTTTCATTCATGAATTAAAATCagttcctgaattgactgaatggATCCATTCCCAGACCGTGGTGAGAAGAAGGAGCAGTCTCTCTTTATGACTTGGTGGGACTGAGTTCtggctgtatgtctgtctgcGTGAGctctttcttcttcctcctcttctttttgCCTCGGCAGGGCTTGCACAGGCAGCACAGGATGCAGGGTGAAgccagcaggaggagaggagaggccacCAGCACGATGACACTGACGCCAACCAGGATGCCCACCACCTGCCAAGAGGACAGGgttcacacacacgcatgcacaaacGCGCACACACAGGGTGTTTAGCAGGAGGCCAATAAATGGGAATGTCACATACTTAATGTCAGGCCAATTACTGTTATTTCAGGCATACAAGAAAACTTTATATAGCAAAACACAAATTTCCTGGTTTACTGGGGTGTAAAATGAGAAGAGTCACCTCACCTGTGTTCTGTTCCACATGACGGAGGCTCGGGAGTGGCCCAGCTTGTTCCTGCATGGCCCCTTATCATAGTGCCTCAGAAATATATCACCCTAAACATATAACAGTTATCATAGTGCCTCAGAAATATATCACCTTAACATATAACAACAGTTAGCATAGTGCCTCAGAAATATATCACCTTAACATATAACAACAGTTATCATAGTGCCTCAGGAATATATCACCTTAACATATAACAGTTATCATAGTGCCTcaaaaatatttcacctttaaCATAGAGGAATACAGTATCACCATTAACATACAACATGTAGGTTCAGACTTATTGAAGCATTTATCACTGTATGTGGACTTACATCCAGGTTCTGCAGACAGTACCAGCAGAAGGTGTGTTTGCAGCTCTTACACAGCATCTGGGCACAGCCTTGGTTCCTCTCGATGTACACACCACACATGGGGCACTGCTTGATGGGCAGATCAGAGTCACTACATGACCGGCCCCTGGGGACAGGTGgatgaggggtggagaggtgggggagatggggggagaggTGGTGGGGGAGGTGAGGGAGAGTGCGTTCAGACAGATATGAATAAGAATGTTAATAATGTCTATACATTATAGTGTAAATATAATTATATGGTGTTAGCAGTGTTAAACCATGGGAGCTGAGGCACAGACTGGCATCTTTATTTAGCACTAATGTTAATTGGCGGCTTAACTATGAGGGAACCAGTTGACTGAATACCATGGTAAGAAGGGATTGAATTAACTGCATTGTATTACTAAATGGACCAATATTGTTAATCCCCCACAACAACATCAAACTGGCATTCTGTCTCTCATACTTTGGGGCTCAAATCTAAGATTTTAGAACACTTTCTGGTCTTGTCTGATGTTGTTATACTTTCGTACATTAAATCCATCGACTCAAGGACATTTCCTCCAGTACATGAGGCATTTCGCGTTGTCAAAGCAACAGAAATGGATTCACTGACTGACTCCCCTACTCCTCCCCTTTGACAGGGACACAATGGCATTCCATTATGCTTTACTCCACACCTTCCAataacaaacacatacacacacacattgaaggGTGGAAGGGGTGGAATACTGTATGCAGCATAGAAAGAGAGACACCGACGGAATTTCTGAGGAACACACTGAGCACACTGTCTGTGGCACACCAGAAATGGCCAAAAGGCCAAGACAACTGCCAACTACTGCTTCAATCAGCATTCATCAGTTTTTTTGTGACAATATTTTTTCCACCAAGGTGCCCTGACTGTGACAGACTGACCTGCTCTCTGAggcagatgatgatgatgtcatAGGCTGGTGCTCGGTGCAGGCGTGCCCATACTGCCAGGGCCCTCTACAACCAGAGCAGAAGACGGTGTGGCAGGCTGGACAGGGCACGGACGTAGGCTGGCCCTCTGAGCTGGGCCCGATGCTGCAGACAGCCTGGCACTCCAACACCGGACACCATGCTCTACTAGGATCCAGCTGCACCCCTGAAACATAACATACCAATGATGTACATAAACACATATGTGTGTacatatacaggtaactgactaaataaaggaaacactagtAAACGAGGGatataaagtatattgaaagcaggtgcttctacacaggtgtggttcctgagttaattaagctcTTAACAATCCATCATGCCTAGTTACCCATTATATTGGCTACCATGGCtcgaagagatctcagtgactgaaagatgggtctcaaaggagcatagggggtttgtgagtatgtgtctgtctgtgtgtgtgtgtgcttcagtcaccagatctcaacccaattgaacacttatgagaGATTCTGGAGTAgcgcctgagacagtgttttcctctaccatcaacaaaacacaaaatgaTGGAATTTATGGtatgtggaagaatggtgtcgcatccctccaatagttccagacacttgtagaatctatgccatgttctggcagctcgtggtggcccaacatcCTATTTAGACGCTTTATTTGATTTCgacagttacctgtatgtatgtctATAGAATTGTTGGGTTcgacattttgaacattgagatattaaataaatgatagagaAGAAGCATAGAATCAAAACAGAAAGTTAAGGGTTCTCTGTAGAAAGCCagaaggctttggaatgtgtttgatggagaagaggagagtgacgtgttgatacaggaaagacagatggacatctgtatattagatgaaggaggggttgaggtcaggaggtgaggacagattcTCATCAGGGAGTAATAAATGTTtggtatcctgttaccctctttatTAGCTTCCTGTAGAGCCATaaaatgtaaggattggagagaaggaggagtgtcttaagtgggaTATAAATATCTGGATGGAACAAATGTTGGGTTGTctgattacagctgtacagaacctttgggaagaattaaacttggttaaagcttttctagtgtccgtgggttattttctctgaaaaataagaacctaacagaaTGATACCCAAAGCAAGGTATTAGATATAGAGGGTAGAGGATCCTAGATACgggagccttcagaaagtattcacaccccttgacttttactaccttttgttgtgttactgcctgcATTTAACATTtgttaaattgagattttgtgtcactggcctccACACCCCAAAGTAGAATATAAAAAAAGACCAAAAAAATTACAAATtaagaaaaaatgaaaagctgaaatgtcttgaatcaataggtattcaacccatttgttatgggaagtgtaacggatgtgaaatggttagctagttagcagtggtgcgcgctaatagcgtttcaatcggttacgtcactcgcttagAGGCCTTGAAttagtagtggttccccttgctctgcaagagccgcggcttttgaccgtaccctcgccccgacacgggcgcgaaccagggaccctctgcacacgtcaacaacagtcacccacgaagcgtcgttacccatcgctccacaaaagccgcggcccttgcagagcaaggggaaacactacttctaggtttcagagcaagtgacgtaactgattgaaacgctattagcgcgtacccgctaactagctagccatttcacatccgttacacaagcCTAAATgacttcaggagtaaaaatgtgcttaacaagtcacataataagttgcatggactccctcagttgagcagtgaaacagttacagtttaatggctgtgataggagaaaactgaagatgcatcaacaacattgtagcctgtatagaatacaaatattccaaaacatgcatcctgttcgcaataaggcactaaatgtggcaaagaaattaactttatgtcctgaatacaaagcagtATGTTaagggaaaatccaacacatcactgaataccactcttcatattttcaagcatggtggtggctgcatcatgttatgggtatgcttgtcatcggcaaggactagggagtttttttaggataacaataaacggaatagagctaagcacaggcaaaatcttagagaaaaacctggttcagtctgctttccaacagacacagagacaaattcatctttcagcaggacaataacctaaaacacaaggccaaatatacaaaTATACACAACATTGGATGTTCCTGAATGGCCTATTAACAGTTTTGACCTAAAACGTCTTGACAATCTatcgcaagacttgaaaattgttgtctagcaatgaccaacaaccaacttgacagatattgaagaattttaaaaagaataatgtgcaaatattgtacaaatattgtacaatccaggtgtgcaaagctcttagagacctacccagaaagacagctgtaatcgctgccaaaggtgattctaacatgtattgactcagggggttaaATACTTATGAAATCAggatatattagtgttttttattttattttttacaaatgttggaATGTTTCTTCcgctttgacattacagagtattttgtgtagatcgttgacaaaaatgacaattaaatcaattttaatcccaccttgtaaaaagtcaaggggtgtgaatactttctgaaggcactgtaggcctGCTTATCCTAGATGTGCCAGGGCAGGGGTTTCAGTGGGGTTTATAACTGCTTTCGTAACAAAGGCACATTCCATGTTATCCTTTATCAGGGTAGCACCATGAGAACATATTTTGTGCACTTTGTTCGACTGTTCCTAGATCCAATTTTTATGGTATTTGATTTATGACTGAACGGTGACTAATATTGGTTTCAGTGTGTTGTTGCCTCAAGGCAAACCAACCAACCCCCGATTCCAATTTGTAAATGTCAAACCAGCCGGGACCATTTCTACACTGTTTTCTTCTCTTCAAGCTCTTAGAAATTACTTTTGTCTCTAAACTAAAGCCAACAACAACAAACCATATTTCTTCACCAACAAAAACTGAGGACAAACAGAGCAATAACAACTTCATAATATCCAGTAATTCTTAAACTGCTATTTATAAATCGCCTTATGGTATTCTGGTAGCTTGATGAACCTTCTAGTAGCTACTAAAATTACAAGACCCTTTCAGCTGGACTGGGACGGGAGGGAGTCAAGATAAGGACTAGAGGGAGACCTGAAATAGCCTGGTTGCCATGAGAGCCGTCACCAGTCACCTCCCCAGCATGCTAATGCTAATGAACAGTACCGTACCTCGTTCAAACTCCAGCCGCTGGTACAGCTCAACCTGATCCGCAGAGGCAAAACAGGCTATCTGcaaaacaacacaaaaaaaaacagaattgATCATGTCTGTGATTATGTCTTAAAATCAAAGGAGgaccagcctggtcccagatcagtttgtgctgtatTGCCAACTTCTATGGTCATTGttacaaacagatctgagaccaggcttcAATGTAATGCATTCCACAGAAATGAAAAGTATTGCATGCTATAGAAATGCAGAATTTAACGCAGGGATAATCATTTCAAGAGAAGAGGTGTTGATTACCAAATTCCCTGACCTGATCGCAACACTACATTGGCCTGTGCTGTAGAGTATTTACCATTTACACCTGACAATGACATTTGGAAGTTCAAGGTGACATGATGTAAGATGTAGAAAGGGTTGGAAAATTCATCTTACCCAACGGTACCCAACCCTACTAGTGGTAACAGGCAAATACATATGAGTGTAATAGCAATGTAGCAGTGTAATAGTCAAATGGTCTAAACATTGATGTGTACCAGTGGTTCTTTgaatgtgtccaaaatggcaccctattccctatataattccctatggggcctggtcaaaagtagtgcactataaagggaatagggtgtcatttgagtcACAGGCACAGTAGAACATCCAGTATAAGCCTAGTACCTCTGAGTGGAGTAGGACTCCTGTCCTCTGACAAGCCATGTCTGGACATGTGACCGGGCTGCCCCCACCCTCCCGGATGGCCAGCTGAACATACTGCTGCAGACACTGAGGGGACAGACAACCAATGACGTAAACACAGACGTGAAtaatatgtatgtctatggacaAAACCAGCGAGCAGGGTGATGTTCAGCAGCGCACAACATTGTGAAATGTTCccgaacaaacatgcctctctgtAGCCATGTAGAGTAAGGAATCACGTCAGCTCTGATCATTACATTTTTATCTACAACGTTCCACAACGTTCACCAACTAAAAGTGGCCCTGGATTGATGCTGATGTTgacagtatctgagatatacaGTAACTAGCACTTGAACTAGACTCGTCCCTAAGAAACGATTTGGTGCTAAAGACAAAGCAGCCAAAAAATGCAGTCCTGCGTGTCTGTTCATGCAAAAACCTGCTGTTTTGTTTGTCAGAAGAGTCACACCAAGCCTCACCCAGCTACTGTAGCAACAGCAGAATGCAGAAGGCATGGggtttattgtcaatcagtgcaTAGTACTGGTAAGTGGTAACCAGTGTTGTGTTGACAGTATCTCTCTttggctgtgttccaaatggcatcgtattccctatatagtgcactactttccagGCCCCATAGGGATATACCCTATGTTTGACCTTGGCCTAGCAACTCAGACTGCTGCTCTGAGCGATGCCAGAAGTCAGGCAGAGATTAGCACCAGCCAACCAACCCCACGCCAGGATATCTCACTATCCGTGTCAAGGCACATCATTTCCACCTCAGTGCAGATGGATACAGGCTGACTGAACACCAATCAATAGAAAGTCAGCTAGAGTACTGCCTGCCAGATATAAAAGTGAAAGAGAAACGAAATGCTTTCAGGAAAGCagtgattaaatatatatttttgattcgGATAGATATGTCCTGTTATTTGAATGCTGAGTCTTGTTGAAtgaaaacagagggagaatagAAAATACAGGCATTTCCCTGCCCAGTATCAGATATGAGAAGAGAAGTTATGGCAGGTTCGTGTTGTCTACCTACCAGGGTGCAGAAGACACAGTCACAGGTGTGCAGCGTGCTGGTTGCTGCTGAGGGGTGCTCACTAAGGCACAGCTTGCAGTAGACCACCACATCAGCCTGGGTGGAGGAGGAGGCCACTACAGCCCCGGCCTGGCCCAGAGGCTGGGATGGACTGCTGTTGGCTATGGGGCCCTGACCCTGGCTCTGGCCCCGGGCTGGACTGCTGTTGTTGGCCATGGGGTGAGCAGAGCGGTCAGTCAGCGCTGCCTGGAAGCTTCTCTTAGCCCTTCTGCTGTAGGAAGTGTGGAGGGCTGTGCTCCATGATCTGGAGGATGGTGGAGAACAGAAGACAAGCAGTCAGCTGATAACCTCGCCAGTCCCCACATCATCTAATGGTGTTTAAAACAGCTGATAGCCTCGCCAGTCCCCACATCATCTAATGGTGTTAATAACAGCTGATAGCCTCGCCAGTCCCCACATCATCTAATGGTGTTTAGAACAGCTGATAGCCTGCCAGTCCCCACATCATCTAATGGTGTTTAGAACAGCTGATAGCCTGCCAGTCCCCACATCATCTAATAGTGTTTAGAACAGCTGATAGCCTGCCAGTCCCCACATCATCTAATGGTGTTTAGAACAGCTGATAGCCTCGCCACTCCCCACATCATCTAATGGTGTTTAAAACAGCTGATAGCCTGCCAGTCCCCACATCATCTAGTGGTGTTTAGAACAGCTGATAGCCTGCCAGTCCCCACATCATCTAATGGTGTTTAGAACAGCTGATAGCCTCGCCACATCATCTAATGGTGTTTAAAACAGCTGATAGCCTGCCAGTCCCCACATCATCTAGTGGTGTTTAGAACAGCTGATAGCCTGCCAGTCCCCACATCATCTAATGGTGTTTAAAACAGCTGATAGCCTCGCCAGTCCCCACATCATCTAATGGTGTTTAAAACAGCTGATAGCCTCGCCACATCATCTAATAGTGTTTAGAACAGCTGATAGCCTGCCAGTCCCCACATCATCTAATGGTGTTTAAAACAGCTGATAGCCTCGCCACATCATCTAATAGTGTTTAGAACAGCTGATAGCCTGCCAGTCCCCACATCATCTAATGGTGTTTAAAACAGCTGATAGCCTCGCCACATCATCTAATAGTGTTTAGAACAGCTGATAGCCTGCCAGTCCCCACATCATCTAATAGTGTTTAGAACAGCTGATAGCCTGCCAGTCCCCACATCATCTAATGGTGTTTAAAACAGCTGATAGCCTCGCCAGTCCCCACATCATCTAATGGTGTTTAGAACAGCTGATAGCCTCGCCACTCCCCACACCATCTAATGGTGTTTAGAACAGCTGATAGCCTCGCCAGTCCCCACATCATCTAGTGGTGTTTAGAACAGCTGATAGCCTCGCCAGTCCCCACATCATCTAGTGGTGTTTAGAACAGCTGATAGCCTCGCCAGTCCCCACATCATCTAATGGTGTTTAGAACAGCTGATAGCCTCGCCAGTCCCCACATCATCTAATAGTGTTTAGAACAGCTGATAGCCTCACCAGTCCCCACATCATCTAGTGGTGTTTAGAACAGCTGATAACCTAGCCAGTCCCCACATCATCTAGTGGAGTTTAAAACAGCTGAGAGGATTAGAGACTACTTCCAGGTTGCTTcccaaatagtgcactactttaaaccagagACATATTTTGGATGCGGCCCCAGACATATAATTATCACTTCCTGTTAATGAACAGAGGAGCCATTACTCCCCCTCCTTCCAGCAGTATTAGTGTGTGTAGCCGTTGGTAACATGGCTGTTGATATCTACGGTACAACACTTCTACACGCAACACAAAATCATGGGTAATATCTTTGCAGTCTTTGCAATAGACGAACAAGAGAAGAGGTGTTATCCCTTTTACCAATAAAATGTGTCTTTCAGGTTTCGCCAGAAGGAAAATATTAATTTCAGAATTCATTGAAGAGCAGGAAACTCGTGGTGCTGCTGCCAATTGACCCGTTTCACATGTTCTGGGCTAATCCAGGCTAGAGAGAGGACAAAGTCTAACTAAGAGGTCTAACTGTAGCTCAGGTCATCTGGTGTTGGGCCCTGTGAAAGAGTACAAACCCAGAGCCAATTTCTCTGCCCTCAAATCCAATGaggaaaaataaagaattaaGTAGTCAAATAGATTTAGCATTACAGAATGAGTGGCTAAAAAGGTGATGATTATGCATTTGTCCATCTACAGTTTCTCATTCTCCACACAAAGTGCAGTTGCTGTTTAAATTGGCAGGCAAATTTATACCAGCCAAATCAATAGAGCCAACATCACTGTCCTAAATTTACTGTGCTCCTCTATCTAATATTGATTTATGGCACACGTGCAAAACACTGATACTTGCACTTGAATGTGCACATTTTATTTCTGCACTgtcattctttctctctgtctcatagGAGTGAAGCCCTTCTGTATTGTGCTGGAGACTGGAGAGCAGGGTGAAGACATCTGACAATGCTGGCTacttctgtcagtctgtcagtctgcctgcctgtctgtcagtctgttagTCTGTCTGTCCTGCACAGCCATAACAGGAAGGTAGCAGTAACAAACAGACCTGTGGTGCTTTATCAGTTTCCTCTATCTCTCCGCCTGGAAAGTTCCTCACCCTTTTGTTATCTTGATGAAATATTGCAACCTGCAAAATGATACAAATGGAGGAAAGGATCACCAATGTCACTGGAGTGTTTGGATCCAGCCATTGACACAACAATCTGGGGGTCAGCTGGAGTGAACCGCTAGCTTGTagcatacaacaacaacaaacatgttTATACCGTCATCATGATGTAGACAAGCTTTGATTAACTAACCATATGGCCTTTGCTTTGACTAACAGCAGCTTTCACATTATAGTGAGTTCTGTTTCTAACCATACTGTAGGCATTCTCCATGGATCAAAATCTAGGTTGAATGCCTGCCAGGGATCAAAGCCTCATTGTCCAGTACACAAGCAGAAATGGAAAACCATCTCAGCTCGGTGAATAGTTGCCATACATACAGAGTGACTGGCTGTGTTCTGTAGGAAGGCGGCAGCTGGGCCTGGGCCTATGCTGCCGGACTTacaatcctgtgtgtgtgtgtgtgtgtgtgtgtgtgtgtgtgtgtgtgtgtgtgtgtgagtgagagatagAAAGACATTCATCTTGCTGCAGTTAATGCGGGTCTAAATGTCAAAATGTTTCTACTCAAATTCCTAGTTTTTCCTTTTTTTATTACTGTGTTACTACCAAACACTGTATTTATGTTGTAGTACAAACTACAGTAAATGGGAGTGACAACCTCTTTATGAGGGTATCCCCCTAATAAAGTCTATTCTTCATCCAGAATTCATAGAGGAATAATCTGAAATATACTCATTGTTCGCATGTAGTAGACAGCAGAAGAATACAAGATGAGCCTGACTGACACAATTTCACCTTCCAAGGTTGTAGCTATACTGACATAGGTCCATATTGAAATTCTGCAACATACGCACATTATACCATTCCTTACACTGAAAATGACATTTAAATGTCACACAGATGTCACAATAAATACGGAAACACTAGAAAAAGAGacggaggggggaagagagagagacctacctcCTCGGTCAGGTCGCCTACTATGTGTAGCCTACGAGCTGCTTCTGTCCAGATTAACAGCCGCAGTGCTTTTACTACGACACAGACACATCTGTTGATACACAGT is a genomic window containing:
- the LOC120031228 gene encoding E3 ubiquitin-protein ligase RNF144B-like isoform X1, coding for MANNSSPARGQSQGQGPIANSSPSQPLGQAGAVVASSSTQADVVVYCKLCLSEHPSAATSTLHTCDCVFCTLCLQQYVQLAIREGGGSPVTCPDMACQRTGVLLHSEIACFASADQVELYQRLEFERGVQLDPSRAWCPVLECQAVCSIGPSSEGQPTSVPCPACHTVFCSGCRGPWQYGHACTEHQPMTSSSSASESRGRSCSDSDLPIKQCPMCGVYIERNQGCAQMLCKSCKHTFCWYCLQNLDGDIFLRHYDKGPCRNKLGHSRASVMWNRTQVVGILVGVSVIVLVASPLLLLASPCILCCLCKPCRGKKKRRKKKELTQTDIQPELSPTKS
- the LOC120031228 gene encoding E3 ubiquitin-protein ligase RNF144B-like isoform X2 yields the protein MANNSSPARGQSQGQGPIANSSPSQPLGQAGAVVASSSTQADVVVYCKLCLSEHPSAATSTLHTCDCVFCTLIACFASADQVELYQRLEFERGVQLDPSRAWCPVLECQAVCSIGPSSEGQPTSVPCPACHTVFCSGCRGPWQYGHACTEHQPMTSSSSASESRGRSCSDSDLPIKQCPMCGVYIERNQGCAQMLCKSCKHTFCWYCLQNLDGDIFLRHYDKGPCRNKLGHSRASVMWNRTQVVGILVGVSVIVLVASPLLLLASPCILCCLCKPCRGKKKRRKKKELTQTDIQPELSPTKS